One segment of Enterobacter ludwigii DNA contains the following:
- a CDS encoding NCS2 family permease, with amino-acid sequence MADNTVNSPAPGRWLERRFALGARGSTVRTECLAGITGFLAAAYLLVVIPGLLAVGGMDKGAATTGTILVFVAGTLLMAFYANLPFIVGPGIGGSVLVGVTLAGSEGIGWQIGLGIACWSGILFFLLTRFGLREVVTRSVPQSIKLGLTASIGLFVAVLGFRNAGLVLANAKTNALMLGDFLSPGALVALLGLFLAIGLQARRIPGAILWAILLATLVGIPMGVTKLPASFIDVPHSIAPVLGHVDMLGALNIAFLPFLFVFFASEFFSTMGTTLAVGGEAGLLDEEGNMPNINRPFMVDSIAAAIGPWVGIPAATALIESSAAAEAGGKTGMTALAAAVMFLLMLLFTPVALMIPKEATAPALILIGLNMFSGLRKVDLANFTDGLPVLMMVMITLIANSFGTGIAGGLLFYIVIKAIAGKWRDIPVGLWILAIPLVYYFATLVKH; translated from the coding sequence ATGGCCGACAATACCGTGAATTCGCCAGCACCAGGGCGCTGGCTTGAACGTCGTTTTGCACTCGGTGCACGCGGGAGCACCGTGCGCACCGAGTGCCTGGCGGGTATCACCGGTTTTCTCGCCGCCGCCTATTTGCTGGTGGTGATCCCGGGGCTGCTGGCCGTGGGAGGAATGGACAAAGGCGCCGCGACCACGGGCACCATTCTGGTCTTCGTTGCCGGGACGCTGCTGATGGCGTTTTACGCCAACCTGCCGTTTATCGTCGGGCCAGGAATTGGTGGCTCGGTGCTGGTCGGGGTGACGCTTGCGGGCAGTGAAGGCATTGGCTGGCAAATTGGTCTGGGTATCGCCTGCTGGTCGGGGATTTTATTCTTCCTGCTGACCCGGTTTGGCCTGCGTGAAGTGGTGACCCGCTCGGTGCCGCAGTCCATCAAGCTGGGGCTGACGGCCTCCATCGGGCTGTTTGTCGCCGTACTCGGTTTCCGCAACGCCGGGCTGGTGCTGGCGAATGCCAAAACGAACGCACTGATGCTGGGAGATTTTTTATCACCCGGTGCGCTGGTGGCGTTGCTCGGCCTGTTCCTGGCTATCGGCCTGCAGGCTCGTCGTATTCCGGGTGCGATCCTGTGGGCTATCCTGCTCGCGACCCTCGTGGGTATTCCGATGGGCGTCACGAAATTACCCGCCAGTTTTATCGATGTGCCCCATTCCATCGCTCCCGTCCTCGGGCATGTCGATATGCTGGGCGCGCTGAATATTGCCTTTCTGCCATTCCTGTTTGTCTTCTTCGCCTCCGAGTTTTTCTCCACCATGGGAACAACGCTGGCGGTGGGCGGGGAAGCAGGGCTGCTGGATGAAGAAGGCAATATGCCAAACATTAACCGCCCGTTTATGGTGGACTCCATTGCCGCCGCGATTGGCCCGTGGGTAGGCATTCCTGCCGCCACGGCGCTGATTGAATCGTCCGCAGCCGCGGAAGCCGGCGGCAAAACCGGCATGACCGCGCTGGCCGCGGCGGTAATGTTCCTGCTGATGCTGCTGTTTACCCCTGTGGCGCTGATGATCCCGAAAGAAGCCACGGCGCCCGCCCTGATCCTCATCGGGCTGAATATGTTTAGCGGTTTACGTAAGGTTGATCTGGCGAACTTCACCGACGGCTTGCCGGTGTTGATGATGGTGATGATTACGCTGATTGCCAACAGTTTCGGGACCGGTATTGCGGGCGGGCTGCTGTTTTATATCGTTATCAAAGCGATTGCCGGGAAATGGCGCGATATCCCCGTCGGTCTTTGGATCCTCGCCATTCCCCTGGTGTATTACTTCGCCACGCTGGTGAAGCACTAA